Proteins encoded by one window of Vampirovibrionales bacterium:
- a CDS encoding iron hydrogenase small subunit: protein MAPTATAPQTLTAQIDGLDVAIQAGETILDAAKRAHVRIPTLCKHPDVHATAACGICVVKVGNSNKMLRACCTPIEAGMSIVTQDPEIVEIRKSVVELILSNHPNECFTCGRNTNCELQSLAATFGVRETPFGVKAPDHSRDDDSTRSIVLEPNKCISCGRCVDICQNVQNVWALSFLNRGINIQMAPAGDILLADSPCVRCGQCSAHCPTGAIHEYDQTDEVWNMLQNKDLHVVAQIAPAVRVALGECFGLEPGVNLTKQIYAALRRLGFHTVFDTNFSADLTIMEEAAEFVERFANGKGVLPLITTCCPSWVDFMEKYHSDMIAHFSSCKSPQMMLGALAKTYFAEKRQLDPANMRVVSVMPCTAKKYEVNRSEEMRSSGFQDVDVSITTRELARMIKQAGIDLLNLDPEESDHLMGNYSGAGTIFANTGGVMEAALRTAYFNVTGQNLSNPDILATRGLEGVKEGAVDVNGTEVRVAVAHGLGNVEAVINRVREAKEKGEPLPWHFIEVMACPGGCIGGGGQPYGVTDGTREKRMKGIYDEDKSLHVRCSHENYYINQVYDDFLGKPLSEKSHHLLHTHYVPRPMYLK from the coding sequence ATGGCGCCCACCGCAACTGCACCCCAAACCCTCACTGCCCAGATTGACGGCCTTGACGTCGCCATTCAGGCGGGAGAAACCATCCTTGACGCCGCCAAGCGCGCGCATGTCCGCATCCCTACGCTGTGTAAGCACCCGGATGTGCATGCCACCGCCGCCTGTGGTATCTGCGTGGTCAAGGTGGGTAACTCCAACAAAATGCTGCGCGCTTGCTGCACACCGATTGAAGCCGGTATGAGCATCGTGACGCAGGATCCTGAGATCGTCGAGATTCGGAAGTCAGTCGTTGAGTTAATTCTCTCCAATCACCCCAACGAATGCTTCACTTGCGGCCGTAATACCAATTGCGAACTTCAATCGTTGGCGGCGACGTTCGGCGTACGAGAAACTCCGTTTGGCGTAAAAGCCCCTGATCATTCGCGCGACGACGACTCCACCCGGTCGATCGTGCTGGAGCCTAACAAGTGTATTAGCTGCGGCCGCTGCGTTGATATTTGCCAGAATGTCCAAAACGTATGGGCGCTTTCTTTCCTGAATCGTGGCATCAATATTCAGATGGCGCCGGCAGGAGACATTTTGCTTGCCGATAGCCCGTGCGTCCGCTGCGGCCAGTGCTCTGCGCATTGCCCGACTGGCGCGATTCATGAATACGACCAGACCGACGAAGTCTGGAATATGCTGCAGAACAAAGATCTTCACGTCGTAGCGCAAATCGCTCCGGCGGTGCGCGTGGCGCTAGGCGAATGTTTCGGCCTGGAGCCGGGCGTGAATCTCACCAAACAGATTTACGCAGCCCTGCGGCGCTTGGGCTTCCATACGGTATTTGATACCAACTTCAGCGCCGATCTCACGATCATGGAAGAGGCCGCCGAGTTCGTCGAGCGCTTCGCCAACGGCAAGGGCGTTCTGCCGCTGATTACTACCTGTTGCCCTTCATGGGTGGACTTCATGGAGAAGTATCACAGCGACATGATCGCCCACTTCTCTTCATGCAAATCGCCCCAAATGATGCTGGGCGCTTTGGCTAAAACCTATTTTGCCGAGAAGCGGCAACTCGATCCCGCCAATATGCGCGTGGTGTCAGTCATGCCGTGTACCGCGAAGAAGTACGAAGTGAATCGCTCGGAAGAAATGCGCTCTTCTGGTTTCCAGGATGTAGACGTCTCGATTACCACGCGGGAACTGGCCCGCATGATTAAGCAAGCCGGTATCGACCTGCTGAATCTGGATCCAGAAGAATCAGATCATCTCATGGGTAACTATAGCGGCGCTGGAACCATTTTTGCCAATACGGGCGGCGTTATGGAAGCGGCTCTGCGCACCGCGTATTTTAATGTGACCGGTCAGAACCTCTCAAATCCTGACATTCTGGCGACCCGCGGCTTGGAAGGCGTGAAAGAGGGCGCTGTCGACGTCAACGGCACGGAAGTGCGCGTGGCAGTGGCGCACGGTCTGGGCAACGTGGAAGCCGTTATCAACCGCGTGCGCGAAGCCAAGGAAAAAGGCGAACCCTTGCCGTGGCACTTTATTGAGGTTATGGCTTGCCCTGGCGGCTGTATTGGCGGTGGCGGACAGCCCTACGGCGTGACCGACGGCACGCGCGAAAAGCGGATGAAGGGTATTTACGACGAAGATAAGTCCCTGCATGTGCGCTGTTCGCACGAAAACTACTATATTAATCAGGTTTATGATGACTTTCTCGGTAAGCCGCTCAGTGAGAAGTCGCATCATTTGCTGCATACGCACTATGTGCCGCGTCCCATGTATCTTAAATAG
- a CDS encoding SLBB domain-containing protein: MQEEWIKVCMSSGGVAAGSEDVMAAVEDELAQRSLAVKALRKMGCIGCCHADPVVEVKPKGGKPTIYERVTPEQAREIVAQHFQGGQALESSTPTDEMFPHQVRIALRNCGIVDPECIDDYIAHDGYSGLRHLLADAGPAGVIEEMRLSGLRGRGGAGFPTWVKWNFANKKQADVKYMICNGDEGDPGAYMDRSIMESDPHGVVEGMILAGFAVGARQGYFYIRAEYPLAIERVQKAIDAARSYGFLGERILGTEFSYDLEIRLGAGAFVCGEETALIASIEGKRGTPRPRPPYPTDCGLWGHPTVINNVETLSNVTAILQRGGAWYGSIGTPESTGTKVFALTGKVKNSGLIEIPMGTTLREIVFDIGGGPISAKPFMAVQTGGPSGGLITKEHLDTPLTYENLQKLGSIMGSGGMIVIDEGDCVVDLAKFYIGFCAEESCGKCAPCRVGGKRMQEILEAISEGRAQMSDLDKLKKLAHAMQKASLCGLGQTAPNPVLSTIRQYAEEYRQHIEDRTCRARRCVALVKYQMELKKQKAAAAPAGAAS; the protein is encoded by the coding sequence ATGCAAGAAGAATGGATCAAAGTCTGTATGAGTAGCGGCGGCGTCGCCGCCGGGTCGGAAGACGTCATGGCCGCCGTTGAAGACGAGTTGGCGCAGCGATCGCTGGCCGTTAAGGCCTTGCGTAAAATGGGCTGTATTGGCTGCTGTCACGCCGATCCTGTCGTCGAAGTCAAGCCAAAGGGTGGCAAGCCCACGATTTATGAGCGCGTTACTCCTGAACAGGCGCGTGAAATCGTCGCTCAGCATTTTCAGGGCGGCCAGGCACTGGAATCTTCAACACCTACCGATGAGATGTTCCCGCACCAGGTGCGCATCGCATTGCGCAATTGCGGTATCGTAGACCCCGAATGCATCGACGACTACATTGCCCATGACGGTTACAGCGGCTTGCGGCATCTGCTGGCCGATGCGGGTCCGGCAGGCGTCATCGAAGAAATGCGCCTTTCCGGCTTGCGCGGACGCGGTGGAGCGGGATTCCCCACGTGGGTGAAGTGGAATTTTGCTAACAAAAAGCAAGCCGACGTAAAATATATGATTTGTAACGGCGACGAGGGCGATCCGGGCGCTTACATGGATCGCAGCATCATGGAAAGCGATCCGCATGGCGTCGTCGAAGGCATGATCCTCGCCGGATTCGCGGTCGGCGCCCGCCAGGGATATTTTTACATCCGCGCAGAGTATCCGTTGGCGATTGAGCGTGTTCAGAAGGCTATCGACGCTGCGCGCTCGTACGGCTTTCTGGGCGAGCGCATTTTAGGAACCGAGTTTTCTTACGATCTGGAAATTCGCCTGGGGGCCGGCGCCTTCGTCTGCGGTGAAGAAACGGCTTTGATCGCCTCTATCGAAGGCAAGCGCGGGACGCCGCGTCCACGCCCGCCCTATCCTACCGATTGCGGCTTGTGGGGCCATCCCACCGTGATTAACAACGTGGAAACCCTTTCTAACGTAACGGCGATTCTTCAGCGTGGCGGCGCCTGGTATGGTAGCATCGGCACGCCTGAATCTACTGGTACAAAAGTGTTCGCTTTGACCGGCAAAGTGAAGAACTCCGGCCTGATCGAAATCCCCATGGGCACAACCCTGCGAGAGATTGTCTTTGATATCGGGGGCGGACCCATTTCCGCCAAGCCGTTTATGGCCGTTCAAACCGGCGGCCCCTCCGGCGGCCTGATTACCAAAGAGCATCTTGATACGCCGCTGACGTATGAAAATCTCCAGAAGCTGGGCTCCATCATGGGCTCCGGTGGGATGATTGTCATTGATGAGGGCGACTGCGTCGTCGATCTTGCCAAATTCTATATTGGTTTCTGCGCTGAGGAATCCTGCGGAAAGTGCGCGCCCTGCCGCGTGGGCGGTAAGCGTATGCAGGAGATTCTGGAAGCTATCAGCGAAGGGCGCGCTCAAATGTCGGATCTTGATAAGCTCAAGAAGCTGGCGCACGCGATGCAAAAGGCCTCGCTGTGTGGCTTGGGCCAGACCGCGCCGAATCCGGTGCTGTCCACGATTCGCCAGTACGCTGAAGAATATCGTCAGCACATCGAAGATCGTACCTGTCGCGCGCGTCGTTGCGTGGCGCTGGTCAAATACCAGATGGAGCTGAAGAAGCAAAAGGCCGCCGCCGCTCCTGCGGGCGCTGCTTCCTGA